One region of Niallia sp. Man26 genomic DNA includes:
- a CDS encoding (2Fe-2S)-binding protein, translating into MKEQLQAGKTIRFNVNGSSVDLSVPATYRLVDILRKELNLTGTKISCEVGRCGACSVILNGKLVNSCLVMAYQLEDAVVQTIESVSADALHPIQEAFLQGGALQCGYCTPGMIMALKSLLERESQPTKEEVLQGLSGNLCRCTGYEGILRAVDILANKAE; encoded by the coding sequence ATGAAGGAGCAGCTGCAAGCTGGAAAGACAATCCGCTTTAATGTGAATGGCAGCTCAGTAGATTTATCTGTCCCTGCCACTTATAGATTAGTAGATATCCTTCGCAAGGAATTAAACCTGACAGGCACAAAAATATCTTGTGAAGTCGGCAGATGCGGAGCATGTTCCGTTATCTTGAACGGAAAGCTTGTCAATTCCTGTTTAGTCATGGCCTACCAGCTGGAAGATGCAGTGGTGCAGACAATTGAGAGTGTTAGTGCAGATGCATTACATCCGATCCAGGAAGCCTTTTTGCAAGGAGGCGCCTTGCAATGCGGATATTGCACACCAGGGATGATTATGGCACTAAAAAGCTTATTGGAACGTGAAAGCCAGCCGACGAAAGAAGAAGTTCTGCAAGGACTTTCAGGGAACTTGTGCAGATGCACAGGATACGAAGGGATTTTACGGGCGGTGGACATCTTGGCAAATAAAGCAGAGTAA
- the uraH gene encoding hydroxyisourate hydrolase, which produces MKTGITTHVLDLVKGVPASNILVELWKYSGANQSELISSGYTNDDGRVETPLLTELVHGEYELVFYVEDYFKNGEMQNFFFRRIPIRFLVAEGESHYHVPLLLSAWGYQTYRGS; this is translated from the coding sequence ATGAAGACAGGAATAACGACACATGTATTGGACCTGGTAAAGGGAGTGCCAGCAAGTAATATCCTTGTAGAACTGTGGAAATACAGCGGAGCGAATCAATCTGAGCTCATATCCAGCGGTTATACAAACGATGATGGCAGAGTTGAAACGCCGCTTTTGACGGAGCTTGTGCATGGAGAATATGAACTAGTTTTTTATGTAGAGGATTATTTTAAAAACGGAGAGATGCAAAACTTTTTTTTTCGAAGAATACCGATACGGTTTTTAGTGGCTGAAGGAGAGTCCCATTACCATGTGCCACTTCTTTTATCGGCATGGGGTTATCAGACATACCGAGGCAGTTAA
- the uraD gene encoding 2-oxo-4-hydroxy-4-carboxy-5-ureidoimidazoline decarboxylase, which produces MYTIAAINAMSKNEFIEKIGWVFEHSPWVADRTWERQSTFESLQTLHHEMVKVVREAAREEQLDLIRAHPDLGGKIKMTQSSVNEQKGAGLDTLSKVEYESFLQLNNEYRTKFHFPFILAVKGHTKDSIYEAMKGRIHHTMEEEFETALSEIFTITFFRLEGVVQKVLEA; this is translated from the coding sequence ATGTATACAATAGCAGCAATAAATGCGATGTCAAAAAATGAGTTTATTGAAAAAATAGGCTGGGTTTTTGAACACAGTCCGTGGGTCGCAGACAGAACTTGGGAAAGACAGTCAACTTTTGAGTCCCTGCAAACATTGCACCACGAAATGGTCAAGGTCGTTAGAGAAGCGGCAAGAGAAGAGCAGCTAGATTTAATTCGGGCCCATCCTGATTTAGGAGGAAAAATAAAGATGACACAGTCCTCGGTGAATGAACAAAAGGGGGCAGGACTAGATACGTTATCGAAAGTGGAATATGAAAGCTTTCTCCAATTAAATAACGAATATCGCACTAAATTTCATTTCCCATTCATTCTGGCAGTGAAAGGACATACGAAGGATTCTATTTACGAGGCGATGAAAGGGCGTATCCATCATACAATGGAGGAAGAGTTCGAAACAGCATTATCTGAAATATTCACTATCACTTTTTTTAGACTGGAAGGAGTCGTCCAAAAAGTGCTCGAAGCATAA